In the Paenibacillus sp. FSL H7-0357 genome, one interval contains:
- a CDS encoding ABC transporter permease, translating into MNRSKWKNLKSELFTNGLGVAALVILIVFTLGAIFAFLSGYDPNAMDAMARLTPPGAAHWFGTDDYGRDYLARALYGGRVSLLVGFASMVVATVIGVTVGVISGYFGGWLDNLLMRMLDVIMSIPSFLILLLLSVFLKPSVSNIIIIIALLMWMNVARVIRAEAMTIKEREYVLYAKASGQSATGIIWRHILPGLVPVIIVGATNNIASAIMMESSLSFLGFGVQPPNATWGSMLNSAQGYIAQAPYLALFPGLMILLTVLSFNVLGDILRVGFEPKLIRR; encoded by the coding sequence ATGAATCGCAGTAAATGGAAAAATCTAAAATCAGAGCTGTTTACGAACGGTCTGGGTGTCGCCGCTCTCGTAATATTGATTGTATTTACCCTTGGAGCCATTTTCGCCTTCCTGTCCGGCTATGATCCCAATGCAATGGATGCGATGGCGAGACTAACTCCGCCGGGGGCCGCCCATTGGTTTGGAACGGATGACTATGGACGGGATTATCTGGCCAGAGCGTTGTACGGCGGCCGCGTGTCCCTGCTGGTTGGCTTCGCCTCGATGGTTGTGGCAACCGTCATTGGGGTAACAGTGGGCGTAATCAGCGGCTATTTCGGCGGCTGGCTGGATAATCTCCTGATGCGTATGCTGGACGTTATCATGTCGATTCCTTCCTTCCTGATTCTGCTGCTGCTCAGCGTGTTTCTGAAACCAAGCGTCAGCAACATTATCATCATTATTGCGCTCCTGATGTGGATGAATGTAGCCCGGGTTATCCGTGCGGAGGCGATGACGATCAAGGAACGCGAATATGTGCTGTACGCCAAGGCGTCGGGACAAAGCGCCACAGGCATTATCTGGCGGCATATTCTTCCCGGTCTGGTGCCGGTCATTATTGTAGGGGCAACGAACAACATTGCTTCGGCCATTATGATGGAATCCTCGCTTAGCTTTCTCGGCTTCGGCGTACAGCCGCCGAATGCCACCTGGGGCAGCATGCTGAACAGCGCGCAGGGCTATATTGCCCAGGCGCCTTACTTGGCGCTGTTTCCCGGGCTGATGATTTTGTTAACCGTACTGAGCTTTAATGTGCTGGGTGATATTTTGCGGGTTGGCTTTGAACCGAAGCTGATCCGGAGATAG